TGATCGCCTGTCTCAGTGCCAAACCGCCCTCGTCCCGTCCCGTGCCTTGCGGCCCTTTCTAGCGCATTCCGCTTGCGGCAGGGTTAATCCCCGCCTGTCGCGCGCGGGCGAGCATAGGCGCAACCGTGCAGCAGGTAAACCTTTGGTTCTTCTGCAGATACGATCCGGCCTAAAGCCAGCCGCCGCGCGACATCAGCCCCAGCGCCTCCAGCTGCCGCCAGCTTTCCAGCCGTGTCGACCGCGGCGTCCAGAAATCCGGCGACGCCATCAGGCTGTCGTAATAGCTGTCAAAGATCTCGGGGCGGCCGAAATGCTCGCGCCGGTCTTTTTCCTCGGCGGCCTTGCGCACCACTTCGGGCAGGAATTTCGTGTGCAGAAGCAGGCCCGAAATCGCCTCGCCGCCGGTCTGGTCATAGACCTCGTTCAGCCGCGCAGGCAGGATCGCATGGGTGGAATTGAGATAGACCCAGCGCCGGTTCCAGCGCACCAGCGGGATCTTGGACAGGGTCGGCGCATGCCGGGGACGGTCGGCAAAGAACATCCGCGCCCGTGGACCGCCCTGAATCCAAAGCGCTTTCGTGCGCTCTTGCCGGGTGATCGTGTAATTGCCCGCATCGAACCACTGCAGGATCCGCAGGGGGTCGCTGCCGATCTCGTAGCTTTGCGCCTGCACCGGCCCCTTGGGGTAAAGTTCCAGCATCATCGCCGGAAAGACCCGCTGCCCGCTCGCGTCCAGCCAGCCCGTCAGCGCCGCAAGCGGGCGGGTGTCGTGATGCGGATAGATCAGCAATTCATCGGCATCGACGGTCAGGCACCAGTGGTCATGGCCGTGGCGGAACATCAGCCAGGTCAGCCAATCCAGCCCGAAGCGGTGCAGCCGATAGCTGGAGCCGGTCTGCCACAGCGACACATCGGGCTGGGCCGCCAGCAGATCGGGGCTGCCGTCGGTGCTGTTATTGTCCACGATC
This DNA window, taken from Rhodobacter capsulatus SB 1003, encodes the following:
- a CDS encoding glycosyltransferase family 2 protein: MALWSKLWQAYRGRLRRRYLLARALRRRRRLTAVQDRTGAIRRDDILLFAAIRNEAQRLPHFLDHYRRLGVDHFLIVDNNSTDGSPDLLAAQPDVSLWQTGSSYRLHRFGLDWLTWLMFRHGHDHWCLTVDADELLIYPHHDTRPLAALTGWLDASGQRVFPAMMLELYPKGPVQAQSYEIGSDPLRILQWFDAGNYTITRQERTKALWIQGGPRARMFFADRPRHAPTLSKIPLVRWNRRWVYLNSTHAILPARLNEVYDQTGGEAISGLLLHTKFLPEVVRKAAEEKDRREHFGRPEIFDSYYDSLMASPDFWTPRSTRLESWRQLEALGLMSRGGWL